In Chitinophaga oryzae, the sequence AGCCCGCATAGAATATGCACAGGGCATCGTGATTACGCCCGCACAAGCCAGTTCACTGCTGGCACACTATACCCGCCTGGATGGAGATGGACTGTACAATCCCCGTAAGCTGCCGTTTAAAGAACTGGCCGCCATACAAAGCGCCCACACCGCCATCGGCTGGGGAGGCATGGACCATACCGCCGATTACGTGGAACTGGCCATGACCGGTCCGGGAAGCGCACAGCTGCCATCGTTCATAAAAAACGCAGACCTGCACCGGTTCATGTTGCAGACAGCCAACCTATGATCATTTAGTTATTTGGTTATTTGGATATTGGGTATTGGGTTATTTGGTTATTTATGTACTCAGCACCTCAATATCCAAATAACTAAATATCCAAATAACCAAATATTTCTATCTTTGGCGGCATGTCACTTTTTATTACGTCATTGAACTCGGGGAGTAACGGGAACTGTTATTATATCGGTAACAGTCAGGAAGCAGTGTTGATTGATGCAGGTATCTCCTGCCGGGAAACGGAAAAGCGGATGGCACGCCTCGGGCTGTCGATGACGAAAGTGAAAGCTGTTTTCATTTCCCACGAACATTCAGACCATATCAGGGGGGTAACGGTATTAGCCAAAAAACATCAGTTACCGGTGTATATCACCCAGAGCACACTGGCCGGCGGCAACCTCGCCCTGCAAAGGGTCATGCCGTTTTTGGCCTATCAGCCGGTACAGGTAGGCGGCCTTACTGTCACCGCCTTTCCCAAGCACCATGATGCCGTAGAGCCGCATAGTTTCATGGTATCCGGCAACCAGGTCAACATCGGCATCTTTACGGATATCGGCGCTCCCTGCGAGCATGTGCTCAGTCATTTCCGGCAATGCCACGCCGCCTTTCTTGAAGCCAATTACGATGAACAGATGCTGGAGCAGGGCCGTTATCCCTACTACCTCAAGAACCGTATCCGCGGCGGCAAAGGGCACCTGTCCAACCGGCAGGCGCTGGAGATTTTCACGCAGTACCGCCCTTCATTCATGACACACCTCCTGCTCTCCCACCTGTCGCAGGACAACAACAATCCTCACCTGGTACAGCAACTGTTTGACCAGCACGCCAACGGCACGCAGATCATCGTCGCTTCCCGCCACGCGGAAACAGCCGTGTTCCGGATAGAAGCTACCAGCTTTGCGGAAAATGCTGCAACAGCCCCGCTATAATGTACACCAGGGGCAGCGCCGCCAGGTAAACATATTTCCAGGCCGCCCGTTTTTTACCCCGTGACAGTCCTACCAGGACCACCACATCTCCTATCAGCAACAGCAGCAATACCGGGCTGAAAAAAAATGACATGAACAGTAGCTCATCCCAGTAGTCCCAGATGTTGAGCGGATGATAGGTCCGTTTCCAGAGGCGCGGGGTAAGCCTGTGCTCCGACAGGTAAGCCTTAAAAGCCGCTTCGTTGTTAAAACGCTGTACCGCGCAACGACCTTCATCGATCACGTAAAACGTGCCGTCTCCTTCCCCGATAATGTGATTTTTGTAGAAATACCAGGTTTTCAACCCCAGGGAGCTGTTGGCCGAATCACAGCCTTCCCCGTAGAAAAAAGCTATCGCGGGAGCGGTCCCGTCATATTCCATTTTATGGCCGCCGGGCGTGGGTTCATTCCAGGCTGACAAGCCTCCGGCATAGGTGGCAGTACTTAACAGCAGACTGCCGAGGCATAACAACAACAGATGTAAACAGTTTCTCATCTTTCTTAAAATAGCGTCGAAGATACACAAATCTGCTGGCATACTTATAGCGGATGGTGGGGTATAAAACCTTGCAGCTATGAACACAAACACAGCCACCGTAGAAACACTCAACGATCTCATCGGGATCAACAATGACCGTATTTCCGGGTATGAAAAAGCGCTGAAGGACATCAAAGGCAAAGACGCCGACCTGCAGGAGCTTTTCACGCATATGATCGATGAAAGCCGTACCATGCGCAATGCATTGGGCAAAGAAGTACAGGGACTGGGCGGCGAGATGGAAACAGGCAAGACCACCGGCGGAAAGTTATACCACGCATGGATGGAGCTGAAGAGCGTCTTCACCGGTCATGACCGTCATGCGATCCTTTCCGACTGTGAGACGGAGGAAGATGCCGCCATGCGCGCCTACACGCAGGCATTACAGGAAGACCACCTGCCGGCTTATCTGCGTGAAATGCTCACACAGCAGCGGTCTACCCTAAAAACGGAACATGACAGGATAAAAAAGATGCGTGACGCACAGGCGTAAGCACATTCTGCGATATTAATCCTTTTGACGCCAATACATTAGCAGCGGGATTCTTTATCTTAGTAGCAGCATATCCCAAATTGAAGCCGTTATGTTACTACTACTGAAAAACCTGCTCCGGCTGGCTGCGCACCTGCTTAAAGCCATCTGGCTGTTCTTTCCCGGGATTATCTTCCTCCTGCTGATCATTTTCATCTGCTGGTCGCTGGACCAGGGCAAAGACGTGATTGTTGCCTATACGGAAAACACCTATCGTGAACGGATCGTATTTTTCCTGGCCATCGGGTTCTGGGTATATGTAAGCTGGTATTCTTCCAGGATCATCGCTTACATCAAACGCACCCGGCTGATAGCCGATGTAAAGGACGAAGCACAGATCTCTGACGCAGCGGCCACAAGGGCCTACAACGACCATAACGACCGTTTTCCTGTCAGCCAGCCTTTTCTCGACGAATTTCCAAGGGTATTGGGGCATTGCTGCTTCCTGTTGCTGGAACTGGCCATGTTGCAATCACCGGTATTATTCCATCCGTTGAGCAGCACCGTGAGCTGGATCATCTTTGTTGCGGTGCTTACGCTGCTGTATTTTCTCAACAGGCCGCTCAACCGGCTATCTATGCAACCGGCTTTCCGGAAGGTGTTTATGGTGCTGCTGATCTCCTGGCTGGCCACGGTAATTGCCACCAGTTTCATACCCCGCATCAGCATTCTGTTGCTGCTGGCGCTGCTGGTGCTGTTACACGCCCTGTTCCTGCTGTATACCCACCTGCGGCGGGTAGAACTGGATATCTCCGCCCGCAAAAGCCTGCTGCTCACGCATACGCCGCTGGACAGTATCATGAGCTACTTTTTTATCCCGCGCACGGAAAAGAGTTTTTTCCGCTGGTTTATTATCATCGGTTGCGCAGCGCTTATCACCTATGTGGCCGCTATCTATAGTCTCGGTTTTGCGAGGCGGCTGGGACCATTCCCCTTTCTGTTGCTTGCATTCGGCATGTTGTTGTTATTTGGCAACATTGTCACCGCCTTGTCTGTCCGCTACCGCATCAGTTTCCATGTGCTTTTTATCGTCACCGCGCTGATTTTCGGGTTGAAGGAAACGCATTACGTGAAACTGACCACCGCCAAAAACGGAAATCATTATGAAGCCAGGCCGTCGCTGGACACTTACCTGCGGGCATGGCTGCGTACCCGTCCCATTATGGCCGACAGCACCTACGAGGTGTATTTTGTGATGGCCAACGGCGGCGCTTCCCGGTCAGCCTACTGGACCGCCGCCGTGCTGGGTGAAATAGAAGACGCCAGTATCCGCCAGCGTCCGGACGACCGTTTCTCGCGACACGTTTTTTGCCTCTCGGGCACTTCCGGCGGCGGTGTGGGCGTGGCCACCTTCTTTTCCATGCTGAGAGACAGGACGCATGAGCAGCCGCTGTATGCTAAATCAGCCATGACCTATCTGAAACAGGACTATTTCAGCTACACTTTCGCTCGGATGCTGGGACCGGATTTTTTCCGGTACATTATCCGCACCTCCCGGGCGGCTGACCGCGCCGCAGCGCTGGAGGAGTCTTTTGAGCGCAGCGCCGACGTAGCCGGTGATTCCCTGTACCGGGTACCCTTCGACGCCACGATGTCGTCCTTTCCCGCTATGCAGGCAGACACGGTGTTTCTGCCGGTATTATGCATCAACACCACCCGTATGCAGGAC encodes:
- a CDS encoding PA2169 family four-helix-bundle protein, yielding MNTNTATVETLNDLIGINNDRISGYEKALKDIKGKDADLQELFTHMIDESRTMRNALGKEVQGLGGEMETGKTTGGKLYHAWMELKSVFTGHDRHAILSDCETEEDAAMRAYTQALQEDHLPAYLREMLTQQRSTLKTEHDRIKKMRDAQA
- a CDS encoding MBL fold metallo-hydrolase encodes the protein MSLFITSLNSGSNGNCYYIGNSQEAVLIDAGISCRETEKRMARLGLSMTKVKAVFISHEHSDHIRGVTVLAKKHQLPVYITQSTLAGGNLALQRVMPFLAYQPVQVGGLTVTAFPKHHDAVEPHSFMVSGNQVNIGIFTDIGAPCEHVLSHFRQCHAAFLEANYDEQMLEQGRYPYYLKNRIRGGKGHLSNRQALEIFTQYRPSFMTHLLLSHLSQDNNNPHLVQQLFDQHANGTQIIVASRHAETAVFRIEATSFAENAATAPL
- a CDS encoding patatin-like phospholipase family protein; amino-acid sequence: MLLLLKNLLRLAAHLLKAIWLFFPGIIFLLLIIFICWSLDQGKDVIVAYTENTYRERIVFFLAIGFWVYVSWYSSRIIAYIKRTRLIADVKDEAQISDAAATRAYNDHNDRFPVSQPFLDEFPRVLGHCCFLLLELAMLQSPVLFHPLSSTVSWIIFVAVLTLLYFLNRPLNRLSMQPAFRKVFMVLLISWLATVIATSFIPRISILLLLALLVLLHALFLLYTHLRRVELDISARKSLLLTHTPLDSIMSYFFIPRTEKSFFRWFIIIGCAALITYVAAIYSLGFARRLGPFPFLLLAFGMLLLFGNIVTALSVRYRISFHVLFIVTALIFGLKETHYVKLTTAKNGNHYEARPSLDTYLRAWLRTRPIMADSTYEVYFVMANGGASRSAYWTAAVLGEIEDASIRQRPDDRFSRHVFCLSGTSGGGVGVATFFSMLRDRTHEQPLYAKSAMTYLKQDYFSYTFARMLGPDFFRYIIRTSRAADRAAALEESFERSADVAGDSLYRVPFDATMSSFPAMQADTVFLPVLCINTTRMQDGNPGVVTNLRLDADIFNNRVDVLSLLRHDSDITITSGAILGARFPYLSPAGRIQDQYFVDGGYFDNSGAGVIQEIIRGIINIGEDDRHLHGDSSLLYQQISRLHFKVLHITNSPVIPGQASFRSVAPVKNDLFAPILTIAGAYGMQTTVNDIRLSHYVSDINDYYYKKASYVQIPLYKDSLEWQQDPLRKRFPKGEPSYTMNWFMSDTTIRRINIRLAGNTALSEFISSMQNR